The Kribbella jejuensis region TACAAGAACCCGAAGCCGATCGACGCCACGCACGACCTCGACTTCGAGGCGCACGTGGTCTACAACCAGGCGGCCCGGGTGCCGAACCTGACGTCGGAGTTCCGGGTCGTCGACGGCGGGCACGACTGGGACGTCTGGGGGCCGACGTTCGCCGAGGGCGCGAAGTACGTGTTCCAGTACCTCGGGAAGCCGCCGGCCACACCGATGCAGGCCGACATCACCGGTACGCCGGGCGACGACCGCGCCGGCGGAATCGCGACCGATGCCTCGGGCAACGTTTACCAGGCGCTCGCCGGGACCGACGTGACTCTCAACAAGTACACGGCGGACGGCTCCCTGGCATGGACACGCTCGATCGCGTCGGGTGGCACCGATCGTGCGTACGGCGTGCAGGTCGACGCCGACGGGCACGTTGTGGTGACCGGGTACACCAACGGCGATCTCGACGGCGCACACGCCGGAAACTCCACGGACGATGCGTTCGTCGCGCAGTACGACGCGGACGGGAACCGGCGGTGGCTCACGCAGTTCGGCGTACCCGGGGTGGCGGATCGCAGCTACTCGCTGGCGGTTGACGGGACCGATGTGTACGTCGGCGGTTATACGAAAGGTGCGTTGGGCGGGGCGAACCAGGGCGACAAGGACGTGTTCGTCGCGCGGTTCGATGCCGACGGGAAGCAGGTGTGGTTGCGGCAGAACGGGACCGCGGGCGAGGACAAGGGCATGGCGATCGCGGTGTCGGGCGGTTCGGTCTACCTCGGTGGGATGACGAGCTCGGCCGGTGGGATCGACGGGCTGCTGGCGCGCTACTCGACCGCGGGTGATCCGGTGTGGACCAAGCAGGTCGGTACGGCCGAATCCGATGAGGTGTGGGGGCTCGCGGCGGATCCCGCGGGTGGCGTCTACCTGACCGGGTACACGGCCGGCGACTTCGCGCGGACGTTGATCGGCGACAAGGACATCGTCGTGGCTCGGGCGGACGCGGACGGCGTCCTGACGTGGCGGGACCAGTTCGGTACGAGCGGGAACGACAAGGGCGCTGCGATCGCTGTCGACGCCGGCGGTTCGGTGTACGTCGGCGGGTTCACCGACGGCGCGCTGGAGACGCCACTCGGGAAGTTCGACGGCGTGCTGGCGAAGTACTCACCGGATCACACGCGGACCTGGACACGCCAGTTCGGTACGCCGGACGACGACGCCGCGGACGCTTACGCCGAAGCGAATCTGTACCTCACCACCACGACTGACGGCGCCCAGTTGAGCGGGCTGACCGGAACCGACGTGTTCCGGACCAGCTTCACCGCCGACGGCACGAACAGGCACCCGTAGAACGTTTGGTGGGCTCCACGACCGCGTTCCGGCCGGGCGAGTCACGGCCGGACAACCACCTGACAGTCGGGGAGCCCGCTGAACACCTCATCACGTTCCGTGCCCGGAGCACAACTCGTTCAGCCGTTTGTCTTTTGATTTCGGCAAAGAGCCTTATGCAGCTGCCTTTTGCAGATGCACGTGCACGAGAACTACCGGGCGATACAGCTCTTCAAGTGGTCGTTCACGATGCCCGTGGCCTGCATCAACGCGTACGCCGTGGTGGGTCCGACGAAGACGAAACCCTTCTTCTTCAGGGCCTTCGACATGGCAACCGACTCGGGTGTCGTGGCCGGTACGTCGGCCAGTGTCTTCGGGGCCTTGTGCTTGGCTGGCTGGAACGACCACAGCAGCTCGGTGAACTCGCCGTCGGCCAGCTCGAGCAGGGCGCGCGCGTTCGCGATCGTGGCGTTGATCTTCAGCCGGTTGCGGACGATCCCGGTGTCGGCCATCAGCCGCTCGAAGTCCGCGTCGCCGTATGCCGCGATCACCTCGGGGTCGAAGAACGCGAACGCCTTCCGGAAGTTCTCCCGCTTGCGCAGGATCGTGATCCAGGACAGCCCCGACTGGAACCCCTCGAGCGTCATCCGTTCGAACAG contains the following coding sequences:
- a CDS encoding alpha/beta hydrolase-fold protein, producing MRKLLLPALTAATLVGSLVVPGSSAAPAAEPGVIKSAAVRSTTLGEDINYNVYLPAGYDESTRRYPVLYLLHGRGDSMSAWTQVKSRLDELIGSGAIPPAIAIMPDAPWSSRASWYVDSAYTGTDPGRPVETAFVKDLVPQIDATYRTIADRTGRAIAGYSMGGAGALRYTLAHPDVFGAGIVLSPAVYFPLPPSDSSTRDFGAFGKGKDPFVEATYLKLNWPVALKSFAASGLQSHLYIAVGDDEYKNPKPIDATHDLDFEAHVVYNQAARVPNLTSEFRVVDGGHDWDVWGPTFAEGAKYVFQYLGKPPATPMQADITGTPGDDRAGGIATDASGNVYQALAGTDVTLNKYTADGSLAWTRSIASGGTDRAYGVQVDADGHVVVTGYTNGDLDGAHAGNSTDDAFVAQYDADGNRRWLTQFGVPGVADRSYSLAVDGTDVYVGGYTKGALGGANQGDKDVFVARFDADGKQVWLRQNGTAGEDKGMAIAVSGGSVYLGGMTSSAGGIDGLLARYSTAGDPVWTKQVGTAESDEVWGLAADPAGGVYLTGYTAGDFARTLIGDKDIVVARADADGVLTWRDQFGTSGNDKGAAIAVDAGGSVYVGGFTDGALETPLGKFDGVLAKYSPDHTRTWTRQFGTPDDDAADAYAEANLYLTTTTDGAQLSGLTGTDVFRTSFTADGTNRHP
- a CDS encoding DNA-3-methyladenine glycosylase I, producing MTVVGPDGQPRCGWATSAPEYIEYHDNEWGKEIRNDVGLFERMTLEGFQSGLSWITILRKRENFRKAFAFFDPEVIAAYGDADFERLMADTGIVRNRLKINATIANARALLELADGEFTELLWSFQPAKHKAPKTLADVPATTPESVAMSKALKKKGFVFVGPTTAYALMQATGIVNDHLKSCIAR